A region of the Allorhizobium pseudoryzae genome:
CTTCGTCTCCTCGACATGGCGGCGGTTGGTGTTGTCGCCGATCTGCGTTTCGATTTCTCCCGGGCAGACGGCATTCACCCGCACGTGGTGGCGCCCCAGTTCCAGCGCCAGTTGTTGCGTGATCGCCACCTGCGCCGCCTTGGTGGCGGAATAGGCGGTGGCGCCCGGTGAGGTGAAGGTGCGATTGCCGTTGATCGAAGATACGATGACGATCGCTCCGCCCTGCCTCTTCAGATACGGAACAGTCAAATGGAGCGTCAGATAGGTCCCGCGCAGATTGACCGCGATCGTCTTGTCGAATTCCTCGGGCTTCAGATCATCGATCGGCGCCCAGACGCCGTTGATGCCGGCATTGGCGACGACCACATCAAGACGCCCGAACTGTTCCAGCAACTGCTGCACGGCCCGGCGCATCGCGCTTTCGTCAGACACATCGGCGGTCAAGGCCACCGCCTCTCCGCCGGCGCTTCGGATCTCGTGCGCGGCCTCCTCGATTTCGTCAGCCGTGTGGCTGAGAAGCGCTACGCGCGCGCCTGCCTGTGCAAGGGCAACAGCGGCGGCCCGACCGATACCGGACCCTGCCCCGGTGACCAGCGCAACCTTGCCTTCGAACTCCATCCTCGTCTCCCGTGTCTTCGAACTGCCCCCGACGAACGGGAAAGGCCGGTGAATGTTCCGAGCTCTCGGCCTCTTCGGCCCCAAAGGATACGCAGCCCCTCCTCATGGCAATGGGACGAGCTTGCGGAATCTTCGCTTGCGGGGGACAGTTCGAACACCAGCGATACGCCGCTCCTTCGACGACGAGATCAATCCCTCTCGACATCATGACGGACATAGGAGCCTGTTCCGGCTTTGGCAGATCCAACCCCTCTGGGCGGCATCACGTCCAGGAAGTGGCATTGCGTGGCAAACGCCCTTCTGGATCGCTGACGGTCAGGCTGGGACCATCTTCGCCATTCCACTTCCACAGCGCCACGCAGGAGCCACCGCGCGACATGAAGGACGGATAAATCAGTCCGTGATAGTCCGCAGCCTGCAGCAAGGCCTGAAGGCGATGGGTCTCCGGCACCCGACCGGCCTCCATATCGGCGCGCCATGCGCAATCATGAATGGAAGCATCAGCACCGAAGCCCGCAAGAAACGCAGTGTCTGTCAGGTCTGCCAGATGTGCATTGGCCAGATGCAGTTGCGCAATCAGGGCAGGATGCTGAACGAAACCCTGGTTGTATTCCGCCCAGGCTGTCGAAAGCTCGCGCGCGGCATAGATGGTAGGCAGACCAACCGGGTTCCAACGCCCTCCGAAGCGGGCAGCCCCCTCTCCCGACAACGGCCGGTGTGACCAGCGTGGGACATAGGCCCGCCAAAGTATCAGGTCAGGCATAAACGCCCGACCGGACAGCTTCCAGATACGACAGAACCTGATCTGACTTCCCCTCGCCCACCAGATCATACGCGGTCTTGCCGGCCCAGCCGGGGATCGGCTGGTGCTTGAACCAGAGCGCGGCGCGTTGTTCATCTCCCGCCATGTCGGTGACCATGGCTAGAACGCGCACCAACGGACCTAGCGCCTGGTCCACCTTGCGCAGGCTTGCCGGTGCATTCAATGTATTGCGCGCAACGCCGATCAGCCGCGCAAGCTCCGTTTGTGTAAGACCAAGGAGCTCCGAAACACGGCGAGGCGACAGATGTGCCGTCTGCGGCTCACGGAAAGCCATCACGCTCATATCCAAGCCGGTCGATCCCATAGACCATATCCTGCGCAATATTTGACTTTATCTCGCTCAATATAAGCGCAAATTCCGTCAAAACAAAGCGGACGCAGCGCTGTTTCAAAGCGCCGCGTCCTGCTCATTGTCTTTGTCAATGCGCCGGATGCGATCCGCCGCCCTTGCGGGAGGGATCATGATCGTGATGCCGGTCCTGTTCTCCGCCACCACCGGAGACCTGCGATCGGCTTCGGCTATCGGAGTTTGCCTCGCCTTTGCGCAGATCAAGCGGCGCCTTGGCATTCTGATCGGACGAACCGGGACCTCCCTGCCGGATGCTGGCGGGCGTCTTCTGCGATGTCGACATCAGCTCCTCCTTATCGGTCCTGCTGGTAACCTTGGTTGGTCGTATTCACGTGGATATTGCCCTGGCGGCCCTGCTGGCTGAAGTTCTTCTCGGAGGGATCGACCGCACGCCCCTTTTCGAGAGGTGTATCGCCTTTCTCGCCGGTGCCCTTGTGGCTCAGATTGTCGTCGGGAACGGGTGGAAGTCGGCTGTTCATCACAAGCCTCCCTTCAATCTCGGTTGAACACAGGATTCCAACCGCAAACGGGGGGTGATGTTCCCCGCCGGCACCCTATGTCCTCGAAGAGAATGCGAAATCCAGGAGGATCGATGACCGAGCACGCCCGCCTCAATCCCGCCGTTACCATCACCCGCCAATGGTGGCATTCCTCCACGGTCTACCAGATCTATCCCCGCAGCTTTGCCGACAGCAATGGCGACGGGATCGGCGATATTCCCGGCATCATCTCCAAGCTCGACTACCTCGAAAAGCTCGGCATCGACCTGATCTGGCTATCGCCGATCTACGCCTCGCCGATGGATGATAACGGCTACGACATTTCCAACTACCAGGATATCGCCCCCGAATTCGGCACGCTCGACGATTTCTGGGAATTGCTTGCCAAGGCCAAGGAGCGCGGGATCGGTATCGTGCTCGATCTCGTCGTCAACCACACGTCTGACGAACACGACTGGTTTCTCCAGGCAAGAAAGGGTCGCAACAACCAGTTTCGAGACTTCTACATCTGGCGTGATCCGGGTCCGGACGGTGGCCCGCCGAACGACCTGCAATCCATTTTCGGGGGATCGGCCTGGGAACTCGATCCGTCGAGCGGGCAATACTACCTGCATCTCTTTTCGAGGCGCCAGCCGGACCTGAACTGGGAGAATGAAGGCGTCCGCCGCGCCGTCTACGACATGATGAACTGGTGGCTGGACCGCGGCATTGCCGGCTTTCGCATGGACGTGATCGACCTCATCGGCAAGCAACCGGACAAGCAGATCACCGCCGACGGGCCGCACCTGCACGACTACATCCAGGAAATGCACCGGGAAACGCTTCGCCATCGCGACGCGCTGACGGTCGGCGAGACGTGGAGTGTCACCCCGGATTCCGCGCTTCTCTATTCCGGTCGCGAGCGCCAC
Encoded here:
- a CDS encoding SDR family oxidoreductase is translated as MEFEGKVALVTGAGSGIGRAAAVALAQAGARVALLSHTADEIEEAAHEIRSAGGEAVALTADVSDESAMRRAVQQLLEQFGRLDVVVANAGINGVWAPIDDLKPEEFDKTIAVNLRGTYLTLHLTVPYLKRQGGAIVIVSSINGNRTFTSPGATAYSATKAAQVAITQQLALELGRHHVRVNAVCPGEIETQIGDNTNRRHVEETKIPVEFPEGQIPVSDGKPGKAADVAELVLFLASDRARHITGTPVYIDGGQGLLR
- a CDS encoding RES family NAD+ phosphorylase — its product is MPDLILWRAYVPRWSHRPLSGEGAARFGGRWNPVGLPTIYAARELSTAWAEYNQGFVQHPALIAQLHLANAHLADLTDTAFLAGFGADASIHDCAWRADMEAGRVPETHRLQALLQAADYHGLIYPSFMSRGGSCVALWKWNGEDGPSLTVSDPEGRLPRNATSWT
- a CDS encoding antitoxin Xre/MbcA/ParS toxin-binding domain-containing protein — translated: MGSTGLDMSVMAFREPQTAHLSPRRVSELLGLTQTELARLIGVARNTLNAPASLRKVDQALGPLVRVLAMVTDMAGDEQRAALWFKHQPIPGWAGKTAYDLVGEGKSDQVLSYLEAVRSGVYA